The genomic region AGGCCCTGGTTCTTGCTCCCACCCGTGAGCTTGCACAGCAAATTGAGAAAGTTATGCGCGCACTTGGTGACTACCTTGGTGTTAAAGTCCATGCATGCGTTGGAGGAACATCTGTTCGTGAGGACCAAAGGATTCTCGCCAGTGGTGTGCATGTTGTTGTTGGTACACCTGGTCGTGTGTTTGACATGCTGCGTAGACAGTCCCTCCGCCCTGATAACATCAAGATGTTTGTTCTTGACGAAGCTGATGAAATGCTTTCTCGTGGTTTCAAGGATCAGGTAAACACTTCTATTTTATTTCTATTCTCTCTATGCTTGATCATGGTACCTGTATTCTTTGCTAGTAAAGTGCAGAGATTAAGTTTAAATTGATTTGCCATGTTTGATTTCATTGGTTAGTTTCTTCGTGTTTAGCTAACATTTTCTTATAATTCTATGTTCTGTCACAGAAATCTGAAAATTATTCTtataagagcaactccaagagattAGCTAAAAAGACTAACCAAATTTACTGATTTAGCTACTCTCTAAAAAAGATTTTAGAGAACAAGTGTAGGCTAATCCAACAGACTCGGTAAACCTACGAACTGAATAAAGAGTGAAGTAGGCTATCCAAAAAATGGAGGGTGAATGTAAAGGGATAGAGAGCTACTAAATTTGAAGAGTCGTTTACAGAGTCTATTGGATACACTTTTCTTCTAATATTAGTTAAATTTACCTTTACAAAACCATATATCCAGTCTCTTGGAGTTGCTACAACGCGCTATCTGTTTATGGTACTCTGATTCATTTATGCCTGCTGACTTATTTCTTTGGTGGAATGCAGATTTATGACATCTTCCAGCTTCTGCCATCCAAGATTCAGGTTGGAGTCTTCTCTGCTACCATGCCACCTGAGGCCCTTGAGATTACCCGCAAGTTCATGAACAAACCAGTGAGAATTCTTGTGAAGAGAGATGAGCTGACCCTTGAGGGTATCAAGCAGTTCTATGTGAATGTGGACAAGGAAGACTGGAAGCTGGACACACTGTGTGACCTgtatgagaccctggccattaccCAGAGTGTCATCTTTGTCAACACCCGCCGCAAGgtggactggctcactgacaAGATGAGGAGCAGGGACCACACCGTTTCTGCCACTCATGGTGACATGGACCAGAACACTAGAGACATCATCATGAGGGAGTTCCGGTCTGGCTCCTCCCGTGTGCTCATCACCACTGACCTGCTTGCTCGTGGTATTGATGTTCAGCAGGTGTCCCTGGTCATCAACTATGATCTTCCCACCCAGCCAGAGAACTACCTGCATCGTATTGGTCGTAGTGGTCGTTTTGGTAGGAAGGGTGTTGCCATCAACTTTGTGACCCGCGACGACGAACGTATGCTGTTTGACATTCAGAAGTTCTACAACGTGTTGATTGAGGAGCTGCCTGCCAATGTTGCTGACCTTCTGTGATCAATTTCaagaaaaaacaaaacaaaaaagggTGGTGAGGAACCTGGTAAGGCTTGGTTTTGTCGAAATACCGTGGGAGAGGGGGTGATAAGGACGGTGGGGTTTCTATGTTGAAGTCGTGGTCATGGACAATTTGTGATTTTTTCTCCTTTATGCCATGTTTTGGAATTTTTGTAGCTGCCTAGGCCTTGTGGTAATGTGCTGCTGTGGGGGTTCATTAGTATGAAGAGGAAGACGCTGCTGGCGCTGAGTCTTTCTCTTTATTAGTATTTTGTTTAAAACTATGTATGACCGAATGGTGGTATTTATTTGTGTCATCCTTGACTCTTATTCTGCTGCAACCAGATGTATCGTGCCATGTCTGCACCACTGGTCTTTGCTATCCTGAGTAAAACCTGTTTACTCTGTCGAGCTTGTCGCTGATACACCGATCCTAGCTGTTTTGAGTAAAACCTGTTTACTCTGTTGAGCTTGTCACCTGGTGATGCAAGGTGCTTATTGACTGGTAATGTATTTTGAAGTCGTTATACTATCTGAAACCCCTTCCTGAGCATTTGAGGTGAGTTTGTTGGCATTTGAGATGAGCTTCTTGGATCTGATAATACATACTACCTTCGTTCTCAAACATTTGTGGTCTGCTAGTTTATTTTTGCACTAAACCACGACAAATAAGGAAGGATCCTGTTGTTGAGTTTGTGCTTAATCCTCATTTGCATGTTGTAAAAAAAGAGGTATTGAGGCCTTTTGTCCTGTAGGTATTATCAGAAAGTTAACAAGGCCGTTGGGAAGGATCACTTCCCTTTGCCTTTGTTAGAGCGCAGTGAAAAACGATATTCGAGATAATGATAAATAAAGGTCGCAGTGAAAAACGATATTCGAGATAATGATAAATGACAGTTGTATTCACTTTATTGCAGGGAAGACATGCTTATATACCTATGATAGGGGTTATTCTCAAGGGGTGTGTCTCTTAGGGATGTGTTCGTCGAGCCCCTTGTTCACAAAATATTGTAACACTCTCCCTTAATCAATCCAAGTCTATTTGATCATCTATTAGCTGTCTTCTAAGATATTATCTTCTCAAAAATCCTGTGAAAAAAATAAGGAGTACATAATACTTTTGGATTATGAGTAAAACTCACATTGATCTGCAAAAGAAAATATGCTTATAATCATCATTCGTAAAAACCTCTGTgaaaatgaaagtcgcctagagggggtggataggcggaatctgaaatttataaacttaagcacacactttaagccaaggttagcgttagaacttaaataaagttcgggagagagggaaacaaatcaaccaagaaataaagcggatgaacacgatgatttatttaccgaggttcggttctaaagaacctagtcctgttgaggtggtcacaaagaccggttctctttcaaccctttccctctctcaaacggtcacttagatcgagtgagccttTTTTTAATctcctgggtcacttagaccccgcaaggaccaccacacttaggtgtctcttgcttcaattacaagtcacttgagaaaataaatgagaaaggaagaaggcaatccaagaggcaggagctcaaaagaacacaaaatctctctcacaagtcactaagtgtttg from Zea mays cultivar B73 chromosome 6, Zm-B73-REFERENCE-NAM-5.0, whole genome shotgun sequence harbors:
- the LOC542348 gene encoding translational initiation factor eIF-4A, with translation MAGMAPEGSQFDAKHYDSKMQELLSTGETEEFFTSYDEVFESFDDMGLQENLLRGIYAYGFEKPSAIQQRGIVPFCKGLDVIQQAQSGTGKTATFCSGILQQLDYGLVECQALVLAPTRELAQQIEKVMRALGDYLGVKVHACVGGTSVREDQRILASGVHVVVGTPGRVFDMLRRQSLRPDNIKMFVLDEADEMLSRGFKDQIYDIFQLLPSKIQVGVFSATMPPEALEITRKFMNKPVRILVKRDELTLEGIKQFYVNVDKEDWKLDTLCDLYETLAITQSVIFVNTRRKVDWLTDKMRSRDHTVSATHGDMDQNTRDIIMREFRSGSSRVLITTDLLARGIDVQQVSLVINYDLPTQPENYLHRIGRSGRFGRKGVAINFVTRDDERMLFDIQKFYNVLIEELPANVADLL